Proteins encoded by one window of Streptomyces sp. LX-29:
- a CDS encoding DUF3488 and transglutaminase-like domain-containing protein — protein sequence MSGSVRLTICAALATLAASSAMLPLVDARGWMVQAVILLAIQSAVGAVARRVPLARPLTVAAQALVALLMLTAVFARREAFLGVLPGPGVFREFGQLLGDGSDDVGLYAIPAPLTDGIRLMLVGGVLLIGLVVDALAVTYRSAAPAGLPLLALYSVAAGLADGGRDWLWFLFAAAGYLLLLLAEGRDRLAQWGRVFGGGQAPARSYGGLAPAADGPALAPVRTGRRIGALALGIALAVPAMLPSLGGGLLDRQGSGAGQGDGGGTISAVNPLVSLQNSLNQPENREVLRYSTSSPAPQDMYLRIVALDKFDGASWKPSERRVTDVPPTLPQPPGLAKDVLAPEVSTSLSAAKNYAQTWLPLPYPASRVDIRGRWRFEPEGRTLVGDRGQTTKGASYRVTSLQVQPTATQLAEAPAPPAQLLREYTEVPDSLPPVVAERAREVTAGGRNAYEKAVKLQDWFSVNGGFRYDTEVETGSGPQAIATFLEQKEGFCVHYSFSMAAMARTLGIPARVAVGFTPGVRQASGSYSVGVKDAHAWPELYFEGVGWTRFEPTPTRGNQPDYTTRPVPSEDDERRRETAKPTSPAQVPATPAPKDSCSPQAKKLGDCGAPAKKEPEQEAAGGGWEVHTLIGLGALVLLIVVLPLSPMAWRLRTRSRRLGGSGGRTPEDAAERTLAAWRELIDTAWDYGIAPDDAQTSRMTVIRIVQIGKLDTAAAEAAHRVAEAVEQVLYAPRPRPVTGLADDVRRVAAGLRATAGRGARLGALLAPRSALRVVWTYSLRWHAFIARWGWGAPRWSRLTALLRRPSRQRG from the coding sequence ATGAGCGGAAGCGTGCGGCTGACGATCTGCGCGGCCCTGGCGACGCTGGCGGCGTCGTCCGCGATGCTGCCGCTGGTCGACGCGCGCGGCTGGATGGTGCAGGCGGTGATCCTGCTCGCGATCCAGAGCGCGGTGGGCGCCGTGGCGCGCCGCGTGCCGCTGGCACGGCCGCTGACCGTGGCGGCGCAGGCGCTGGTGGCGCTGTTGATGCTGACCGCCGTCTTCGCGCGCCGTGAGGCGTTCCTCGGCGTGCTCCCCGGTCCGGGGGTGTTCCGGGAGTTCGGCCAGCTGCTGGGCGACGGCAGCGACGACGTCGGGCTGTACGCCATCCCGGCGCCGCTGACCGACGGTATCCGGTTGATGCTCGTCGGCGGGGTGCTGCTGATCGGCCTGGTGGTGGACGCGCTCGCGGTGACCTACCGCAGCGCGGCGCCGGCCGGACTTCCGCTGCTCGCCCTCTACTCGGTCGCGGCCGGGCTGGCCGACGGCGGCAGGGACTGGCTGTGGTTCCTGTTCGCCGCGGCCGGCTATCTGCTCCTGCTGCTGGCCGAGGGCCGGGACCGGCTCGCGCAGTGGGGCCGGGTCTTCGGCGGCGGCCAGGCGCCGGCCCGGTCGTACGGCGGTCTGGCGCCGGCAGCCGACGGCCCGGCCCTCGCCCCGGTGCGCACCGGTCGAAGGATCGGCGCGCTGGCGCTGGGCATCGCGCTCGCGGTGCCCGCGATGCTGCCGTCGCTGGGCGGCGGGCTGCTGGACCGCCAGGGTTCCGGCGCCGGGCAGGGCGACGGGGGCGGCACCATCTCCGCGGTGAATCCGCTGGTCTCGCTGCAGAACAGCCTCAACCAGCCGGAGAACCGCGAGGTGCTGCGCTACAGCACCTCCTCGCCGGCTCCGCAGGACATGTATCTGCGGATAGTGGCGCTGGACAAGTTCGACGGCGCGTCCTGGAAGCCCTCGGAGCGGCGGGTCACGGACGTGCCACCGACGCTGCCGCAGCCGCCGGGGCTCGCCAAGGACGTGCTCGCGCCCGAGGTCTCCACCTCCCTGTCCGCCGCCAAGAATTACGCGCAGACCTGGCTTCCGCTGCCGTACCCCGCCTCGCGGGTCGACATCCGGGGGCGCTGGCGGTTCGAACCCGAGGGCCGGACGCTGGTCGGTGACCGCGGTCAGACCACCAAGGGCGCGAGCTACCGCGTCACCAGCCTCCAGGTGCAGCCCACGGCCACGCAGCTGGCCGAGGCTCCGGCACCGCCCGCCCAGCTTCTGCGGGAGTACACCGAGGTCCCGGACTCGCTGCCGCCCGTCGTCGCGGAGCGGGCGCGGGAGGTGACCGCCGGCGGCCGCAACGCCTACGAGAAGGCGGTCAAACTCCAGGACTGGTTCTCCGTCAACGGCGGCTTCCGTTACGACACCGAGGTGGAGACGGGCAGCGGCCCCCAGGCGATCGCCACGTTCCTGGAGCAGAAGGAGGGCTTCTGCGTCCACTACTCGTTCTCGATGGCGGCGATGGCCCGCACGCTGGGCATCCCGGCCCGGGTCGCGGTCGGCTTCACCCCGGGCGTCCGGCAGGCGAGCGGCTCGTACTCGGTCGGCGTCAAGGACGCGCACGCCTGGCCCGAGCTGTACTTCGAAGGGGTGGGCTGGACGCGCTTCGAGCCCACGCCGACCCGCGGCAACCAGCCGGACTACACCACCCGGCCGGTCCCCTCCGAGGACGACGAGCGGCGGCGCGAGACGGCGAAGCCGACCTCTCCCGCGCAGGTCCCGGCGACGCCGGCCCCCAAGGACAGCTGCTCGCCGCAGGCGAAGAAGCTGGGCGACTGCGGGGCCCCGGCGAAGAAGGAGCCCGAGCAGGAGGCCGCCGGCGGCGGCTGGGAGGTCCACACCCTCATCGGGCTCGGCGCGCTGGTCCTGCTGATCGTCGTGCTTCCCCTGTCGCCCATGGCCTGGCGACTGCGGACGCGATCCCGGCGGCTGGGGGGCTCCGGCGGGCGCACCCCGGAGGACGCCGCCGAGCGGACCCTCGCCGCCTGGCGTGAGCTCATCGACACGGCGTGGGACTACGGCATCGCGCCCGACGACGCTCAGACCTCGCGGATGACCGTCATACGCATCGTCCAGATCGGGAAGCTCGACACGGCGGCGGCGGAGGCCGCACACCGGGTCGCCGAGGCGGTCGAGCAGGTGCTGTACGCGCCGCGACCGCGCCCGGTGACGGGGCTCGCCGACGATGTGCGACGGGTGGCGGCGGGCCTGCGGGCCACGGCGGGCCGGGGTGCCCGGCTGGGCGCCCTTCTGGCCCCGCGTTCGGCCTTGCGGGTGGTCTGGACGTACTCGCTGCGCTGGCACGCGTTCATCGCGCGCTGGGGCTGGGGCGCGCCGCGCTGGTCCCGGCTGACCGCCCTCCTGCGGCGGCCGAGTCGTCAGCGAGGCTGA
- a CDS encoding DUF58 domain-containing protein, whose protein sequence is MSAGGTPPEGGDDRGAVRVALSGLTTRGRSFLAAGIAAAMCSYVLGQGDLLRVGLLLAALPLVCVAVVYRTRCRVAGSRRLSPARVPAGSEARVHLRVDNISRLPTGLLMLQDRVPYVLGPRPRFVLDRVEPGGRREVSYRVRSDLRGRYPLGPLQLRLTDPFGMCELTRGFSSYDLLTVVPRVEPLPAVRLAGEAAGYGDGRNRSLALAGEDDVIPRGYRHGDDLRRVHWRSTARYGELMVRREEQPQRARCTVLLDTRETAHFGSGPDSAFEWAVSGAASVAVHLLQRGYAVRLLTDTGASVPGTDGGSGFSGPVLESADTVGLLLDALAVMDHSAEPGLSPAYDLLRGGGEGLLVAFLGDLDEEQAAVVARMRQRSGGAVAFLLDNAAWAGGAGTASDPLQRRLQLLREAGWTALRVGPGTPLTALWRQAEAGAGAPSVSGMTGGWQ, encoded by the coding sequence ATGTCGGCAGGGGGGACACCGCCGGAGGGCGGTGACGACAGGGGTGCGGTGCGGGTCGCCCTCTCGGGGCTGACCACGCGCGGCCGCTCGTTCCTGGCCGCGGGCATCGCGGCCGCGATGTGCAGCTATGTGCTGGGCCAGGGGGACCTGCTGCGGGTCGGGCTGCTGCTGGCCGCGCTGCCGCTGGTGTGCGTGGCGGTGGTCTACCGCACCCGGTGCCGCGTGGCGGGCAGCCGGCGGCTCAGCCCCGCGCGGGTGCCGGCGGGCTCTGAGGCACGGGTGCACCTGCGCGTCGACAACATCTCCCGGCTCCCCACCGGGCTGCTGATGCTCCAGGACCGGGTGCCCTATGTGCTCGGTCCGCGCCCCCGCTTCGTCCTGGACCGGGTGGAGCCCGGCGGCCGGCGCGAGGTGTCCTACCGGGTCCGCTCCGACCTGCGCGGCCGCTATCCGCTGGGCCCGCTGCAGCTGCGGCTGACCGACCCGTTCGGTATGTGCGAGCTGACCCGCGGTTTCAGCTCGTACGACCTGTTGACGGTGGTGCCGCGGGTGGAGCCGCTCCCCGCGGTGCGCCTCGCGGGCGAGGCCGCGGGCTACGGGGACGGGCGCAACCGCTCGCTGGCGCTGGCCGGCGAGGACGACGTGATCCCGCGCGGCTACCGCCACGGCGACGACCTGCGCCGAGTCCACTGGCGGTCCACCGCGCGCTACGGCGAGCTGATGGTCCGCCGGGAGGAGCAGCCACAGCGCGCCCGCTGCACGGTGCTGCTGGACACCCGGGAGACGGCGCACTTCGGCTCGGGGCCCGACTCGGCCTTCGAGTGGGCCGTCTCCGGGGCCGCCTCGGTCGCCGTCCATCTCCTCCAGCGCGGATACGCCGTGCGTCTGCTCACGGACACCGGGGCCTCGGTGCCCGGCACCGACGGCGGCAGCGGCTTCTCCGGCCCCGTCCTGGAGTCGGCGGACACCGTCGGCCTGCTGCTGGACGCCCTCGCGGTCATGGACCACTCGGCGGAGCCCGGGCTGTCGCCGGCCTACGACCTGCTGCGCGGAGGCGGTGAGGGGCTGCTGGTAGCGTTCCTCGGCGATCTTGATGAGGAGCAGGCCGCCGTGGTCGCCCGGATGCGTCAGCGCAGCGGTGGCGCGGTGGCGTTCCTCCTGGACAACGCCGCCTGGGCAGGTGGCGCCGGGACGGCCTCCGACCCCCTTCAGCGGCGTCTTCAGCTGCTGCGCGAGGCGGGTTGGACGGCGCTGCGGGTCGGCCCCGGCACCCCGCTGACGGCGCTGTGGCGGCAGGCCGAGGCCGGGGCCGGAGCGCCCTCGGTGAGCGGCATGACGGGGGGCTGGCAGTGA
- a CDS encoding MoxR family ATPase, translating into MTTYDERASLSDLTTTAERVRRSVEGVIEGKPEVVRLSLTVLLAEGHLLIEDVPGVGKTMLAKALARSIDCSVRRIQFTPDLLPSDITGVSIYDQQRREFEFKPGAIFAQVVIGDEINRASPKTQSALLESMEERQVTIDGQTYELPNPFMVVATQNPVEMEGTYPLPEAQRDRFMARVSMGYPSPEAELQMLDVHGGLSPLDDLQPVAHADDIVKLVDAVRHVHVADSVRRYVVDLVAATRNHPELRLGASPRATLHLLRAAKAAAALAGREYALPDDVQGLAVPVLAHRLLPTAQAQLNRRTSEQVVAEILHRTPVPSSASRAAQRQQPPMAAPPMAGAHLAAPPVGAPVMPAAPAGPPPAGPVEYGTQPPGARRL; encoded by the coding sequence GTGACGACCTATGACGAGCGAGCGAGCCTCAGCGATCTGACCACCACAGCGGAGCGGGTCCGCCGGTCGGTGGAGGGTGTGATCGAGGGCAAGCCCGAGGTCGTGCGGCTTTCGCTGACGGTGCTGCTCGCGGAGGGGCATCTGCTGATCGAGGATGTCCCGGGCGTGGGGAAGACCATGCTCGCCAAGGCGCTCGCCCGGTCGATCGACTGCTCGGTGCGGCGCATCCAGTTCACGCCCGACCTGCTGCCCTCGGACATCACCGGCGTGAGCATCTACGACCAGCAGCGCAGGGAGTTCGAGTTCAAGCCGGGCGCGATCTTCGCCCAGGTCGTGATCGGCGACGAGATCAACCGCGCCTCGCCCAAGACCCAGTCGGCGCTGCTGGAGTCGATGGAGGAGCGCCAGGTCACCATCGACGGCCAGACCTACGAGCTGCCGAACCCCTTCATGGTGGTCGCCACGCAGAACCCGGTGGAGATGGAGGGGACCTACCCGCTGCCCGAGGCGCAGCGGGACCGCTTCATGGCGCGCGTCTCGATGGGCTATCCCAGCCCCGAGGCCGAGCTCCAGATGCTGGATGTGCACGGCGGCCTGTCGCCGCTGGACGACCTGCAGCCGGTCGCGCACGCCGATGACATCGTCAAGCTCGTGGACGCGGTGCGCCATGTCCATGTGGCCGACTCGGTCCGGCGGTATGTGGTGGACCTGGTGGCCGCCACCCGGAACCACCCCGAGCTGCGGCTGGGCGCCTCGCCGCGGGCGACGCTGCACCTGCTGCGCGCCGCGAAGGCCGCCGCCGCCCTCGCCGGGCGCGAGTACGCGCTGCCGGACGACGTGCAGGGCCTGGCCGTCCCGGTGCTGGCGCACCGGCTGCTGCCGACCGCCCAGGCCCAGCTGAACCGGCGCACCTCCGAGCAGGTCGTCGCGGAGATCCTGCACCGCACGCCGGTGCCCAGCTCCGCTTCCCGCGCGGCGCAGCGCCAGCAGCCGCCGATGGCCGCGCCGCCGATGGCCGGTGCGCACCTGGCCGCGCCGCCCGTCGGCGCCCCGGTGATGCCCGCCGCCCCGGCCGGTCCGCCGCCCGCCGGGCCGGTGGAGTACGGCACACAGCCGCCGGGCGCGCGGAGGCTGTGA